One Pseudorhodoplanes sinuspersici DNA segment encodes these proteins:
- a CDS encoding MarR family winged helix-turn-helix transcriptional regulator yields MKPADMDPTLCNNSVLRQAARQLGQLYDDIISPSGLRATQFGLLAYVVALDRPTMAQLASALVMDLSALGHTLKPLIRDGLVETFPDERDRRAKRVKLTAVGEQKVKAASALWAKAQGAFETAFGKKRAAELRKVLSFVASDAFGQAFVAAKGSS; encoded by the coding sequence TTGAAGCCGGCCGATATGGACCCGACCCTGTGTAACAACAGCGTGTTGCGGCAGGCGGCGCGACAGTTAGGCCAGCTCTATGACGACATCATCAGTCCGAGCGGACTGCGGGCGACGCAGTTCGGTCTATTGGCCTATGTCGTCGCGCTCGATCGGCCAACGATGGCGCAGCTGGCGAGCGCCTTGGTGATGGATCTGTCTGCACTCGGCCACACGCTGAAGCCGCTCATACGCGACGGCCTGGTCGAGACATTTCCGGATGAGCGGGACAGACGTGCCAAGCGGGTGAAGCTGACCGCGGTCGGAGAGCAGAAGGTGAAAGCGGCAAGTGCGTTATGGGCAAAAGCTCAGGGGGCATTTGAAACCGCCTTTGGAAAAAAAAGGGCTGCCGAGCTTCGGAAGGTCTTGAGTTTCGTGGCGTCCGACGCCTTCGGCCAGGCTTTTGTCGCGGCGAAAGGGTCTTCATAA
- a CDS encoding winged helix-turn-helix transcriptional regulator, with translation MSRGYTHVPEECGAISEILSRIGDKWTVLVVSMLGNGPMRFNELRREIGGVSQRMLTLTLRGLERDGLVTRTVYPTVPPRVDYELTELGKTLLEPIVGVAAWARANRAKIAAARVVYDKAANREAKPGVVARTPAA, from the coding sequence TTGTCACGCGGTTACACCCATGTGCCCGAGGAATGCGGGGCCATCAGCGAGATCCTGTCGCGCATCGGCGACAAATGGACCGTGCTGGTGGTGTCGATGCTCGGCAACGGACCGATGCGGTTCAATGAGTTACGCCGGGAAATTGGTGGCGTTTCACAACGCATGCTCACGCTGACGCTGCGCGGCCTTGAGCGCGACGGCCTTGTTACGCGAACGGTTTATCCGACAGTACCGCCGCGCGTGGATTATGAACTGACCGAGCTCGGCAAGACCTTGCTGGAGCCGATCGTCGGCGTCGCCGCCTGGGCCAGGGCCAATCGCGCCAAGATCGCTGCGGCCCGTGTCGTTTACGACAAGGCGGCCAATCGCGAGGCCAAGCCGGGTGTTGTGGCTCGAACGCCGGCTGCTTGA
- a CDS encoding AraC family transcriptional regulator gives MSTALRIAHGEFGRVALLDMDRSLVRHAHPHCHVLIKASGADTQFAVGDHLVPLTDTQAVLINTWEPHAYVHDQERPRTTILALYIEPDWLKSFRPNWSASGAPGFFEQPAGEVSPRIRRLSMDLAAQMLADPTAEATEVLLSDLMISIIERFTPWRAMSNLLREFEAQHNQFDWRIRRAITVLRNDPKAAPDVSAMAKEAGLSRAHFYRLFERSTRMTPHLYVNLLRMELAVKTVVHSDESLAAVGDSLGFAAPSHFTRFFRDHSGVNPSEFRQVARLGSAFSA, from the coding sequence ATGTCGACCGCTTTGCGCATTGCTCATGGTGAATTCGGCCGTGTCGCCCTGCTCGACATGGACCGTTCGCTGGTGCGCCACGCGCATCCGCATTGCCATGTTCTGATCAAGGCGAGCGGCGCCGACACGCAGTTCGCGGTCGGCGATCATCTCGTCCCGCTCACCGACACGCAAGCCGTATTGATCAATACGTGGGAGCCGCATGCCTATGTGCATGATCAGGAGCGGCCGCGGACCACGATCCTGGCTTTGTATATCGAGCCGGACTGGCTGAAGAGTTTCCGTCCGAACTGGAGCGCCAGCGGCGCGCCCGGCTTCTTCGAACAGCCTGCAGGCGAAGTGTCGCCGCGCATCCGGCGATTGTCGATGGATCTGGCGGCGCAGATGCTGGCGGACCCGACCGCCGAAGCCACGGAAGTGTTGCTGTCGGATCTGATGATCTCGATCATCGAGCGCTTCACGCCCTGGCGTGCCATGTCCAACCTGTTGCGCGAATTCGAAGCACAACACAACCAGTTCGACTGGCGCATCCGGCGCGCCATCACCGTCCTGCGCAACGATCCGAAAGCTGCGCCGGATGTCAGCGCGATGGCGAAGGAGGCCGGTCTGTCGCGGGCGCATTTCTATCGGCTGTTCGAACGCTCGACGCGGATGACGCCGCACCTCTACGTCAATCTGCTGCGGATGGAGCTTGCCGTCAAAACCGTGGTGCATAGTGACGAGAGCCTGGCTGCGGTGGGAGATTCGCTCGGATTCGCAGCTCCCAGTCACTTTACGCGCTTTTTCCGCGATCATTCCGGCGTGAATCCCAGCGAATTCCGGCAGGTTGCCCGACTTGGTTCGGCATTTTCCGCCTGA
- a CDS encoding helix-turn-helix domain-containing protein, with protein MDQACDLLYKSNMPGTAKSVIQSYNLFGETGDLPDVIHCETIAARSVLHDWELEPHRHARLHQVLLVARGGGQLTIEGRRHRLRPMHLVNVPAGQVHGFSFRPGTQGFVVTFVAEMLDHILVPPEGLARVLAEAAVLRGTPEMRRVVTNIFAEYGARHYARAHILRALSATLLGLVAREIAAEHGPNARASGADLVQRFEALLDAHFIEHWPVARYAKALKVTPTHLTRVVRETHGCPATHMIRDRMVREARRHLVYTNLSISQIAYALRFDDPAYFSRTFTQATGQSPRDFRHRIGSL; from the coding sequence ATGGATCAAGCGTGCGATCTCTTGTACAAATCGAACATGCCCGGCACCGCAAAATCTGTTATCCAGTCGTATAATCTGTTCGGCGAGACCGGCGACCTTCCCGACGTCATCCATTGCGAGACCATCGCGGCGCGCTCGGTGCTGCATGACTGGGAACTAGAACCGCACCGGCATGCGCGCCTGCATCAGGTGCTGCTGGTAGCGCGCGGCGGCGGACAGCTAACAATCGAGGGACGGCGCCATCGCTTGCGCCCGATGCATCTCGTCAATGTGCCGGCCGGTCAGGTGCACGGCTTTTCGTTTCGTCCGGGCACGCAAGGCTTCGTGGTGACCTTCGTGGCCGAGATGCTCGATCATATCCTGGTGCCGCCGGAGGGGCTCGCACGGGTCCTTGCCGAAGCGGCGGTGCTGCGCGGCACGCCGGAGATGCGCAGGGTCGTGACGAATATCTTCGCCGAATATGGCGCGCGGCACTATGCGAGGGCCCACATCCTGCGGGCGCTTTCGGCGACGTTGCTCGGCCTCGTGGCGCGCGAGATCGCGGCCGAGCACGGCCCGAACGCCCGCGCGTCCGGCGCCGATCTCGTCCAGCGGTTCGAGGCGCTGCTGGATGCTCATTTCATCGAGCACTGGCCGGTCGCGCGCTATGCCAAGGCGCTCAAGGTGACACCGACACATCTGACACGCGTCGTGCGGGAGACTCATGGCTGTCCGGCGACCCACATGATCCGCGATCGCATGGTGCGGGAGGCAAGGCGCCACCTCGTCTACACGAACCTGTCGATCTCCCAGATCGCCTATGCGTTGCGCTTCGATGACCCCGCTTATTTCTCCCGCACCTTCACCCAGGCCACCGGCCAATCACCGCGCGACTTTCGTCACCGCATCGGTTCGCTCTGA
- a CDS encoding Hsp70 family protein — protein MSSCGFDFGTSNTTLGHIIDHAPVLVPLEADHGTIPSAIFFERNGGALIGRRAIDAYVEGLPGRLMRSLKSVLGTSLIDETTQVGRERRKFSDVIAYYLGAVKRRAEQAAGQEFRNVVHGRPVHFVDNAPDADKAAETSLRAIARGIGFDDVTFQFEPIAAALEHERQISREEIALIADIGGGTSDFSIVRLSPQRHRLADRADDILASDGVRIGGTDFDRRVSLGKVMPLLGYGSAMNRAGLNAPTSYFHDLATWSNINRMYERGVAQDIRHVRKEARQPELFDRLLRVLDEQRGHTLAMDVETSKIALSDTPRSGFSLDWIEQGLSVDLAREDLVQHTSELADGIAARIGRCLAQASLEAADIDAVFLTGGSVQLAHVRRAIVACVPDARVVEGDTFGAVGKGLTIEAARRYGAVEVG, from the coding sequence ATGTCATCTTGCGGATTTGATTTCGGCACCTCGAATACCACGCTCGGCCATATCATCGATCACGCCCCTGTTCTGGTGCCGCTGGAGGCGGACCACGGCACGATCCCGAGCGCCATCTTCTTTGAACGCAACGGCGGCGCGCTGATCGGACGGCGGGCCATCGACGCCTATGTCGAGGGATTGCCGGGCCGGCTGATGCGCAGCCTCAAATCCGTGCTCGGCACTTCGTTGATCGACGAGACCACGCAGGTGGGACGCGAGCGCCGCAAGTTCAGCGATGTCATCGCCTATTATCTCGGCGCGGTGAAGCGGCGGGCGGAGCAGGCGGCGGGCCAGGAGTTCCGCAACGTCGTTCATGGCCGCCCGGTGCATTTCGTCGACAATGCGCCGGACGCCGACAAGGCGGCCGAGACGTCGCTGCGCGCGATCGCCCGCGGCATCGGCTTTGACGACGTCACCTTCCAGTTCGAGCCGATCGCGGCCGCGCTCGAACACGAGCGCCAGATATCGCGCGAGGAGATCGCGCTCATCGCCGATATCGGCGGCGGCACGTCGGACTTTTCCATCGTGCGCCTCAGCCCGCAGCGGCATCGCCTGGCCGATCGCGCGGACGACATTCTCGCCAGTGACGGTGTGCGGATCGGCGGCACGGATTTCGACCGGCGCGTCAGCCTCGGCAAGGTCATGCCGCTTCTGGGCTATGGCAGCGCGATGAACCGGGCTGGGCTCAACGCGCCGACCAGCTATTTCCACGATCTCGCGACCTGGTCGAACATCAACCGCATGTATGAGCGCGGCGTCGCGCAGGACATCCGCCATGTGCGCAAGGAAGCCAGACAGCCGGAGCTGTTCGACCGCCTGTTGCGCGTGCTCGACGAGCAGCGCGGCCACACGCTGGCGATGGATGTCGAGACATCGAAGATCGCCTTGTCGGATACGCCGCGCTCAGGCTTTTCGCTGGACTGGATCGAACAGGGTTTGAGCGTCGACCTCGCGCGCGAGGATCTCGTGCAGCACACGTCGGAGCTGGCCGACGGCATCGCCGCGCGGATCGGGCGATGCCTCGCGCAAGCCAGTCTTGAAGCGGCGGACATCGATGCGGTGTTCCTCACGGGCGGTTCGGTGCAGCTTGCGCATGTGCGGCGCGCGATTGTCGCCTGCGTGCCGGACGCGCGCGTAGTCGAAGGCGACACCTTCGGCGCGGTCGGGAAGGGGCTGACGATCGAGGCCGCGCGGAGATATGGTGCGGTGGAGGTGGGGTGA
- a CDS encoding vitamin B12-dependent ribonucleotide reductase, which yields MRIERRYTKEGQSPYAEIGFRLTTSEIKNPDGSVVFRLDNVEVPDFWSQVASDVLAQKYFRKAGVPSRLKRVEENSVPSFLWRSVPDESALSMLVEAEKYVGEHSAKQVFDRLAGTWTYWGWKGGYFDNEDDARAYYDELRYMLAMQMCAPNSPQWFNTGLHWAYGIDGPSQGHYYVDYETGQLTKSDSAYEHPQPHACFIQSISDDLVNEGGIMDLWVREARLFKYGSGTGSNFSRLRGEGEKLSGGGKSSGLMSFLKIGDRAAGAIKSGGTTRRAAKMVVVDADHPDIEQYIDWKVKEEQKVAALVTGSKINQKHLRAVLKACVNCEGSGDDCFSADKNPALKREIKLARKSFVPDAMIKRVIQFARQGYTDIEFPVYDTDWDSEAYLTVSGQNSNNSVRVTDDFLKAVETDSGWNLNWRNKKGVAKTLKARELWDKIGYAAWACADPGLQFHTTVNDWHTCPASGEIRASNPCSEYMFLDDTACNLASLNLLTFRDKVTKEFDVASYEHAVRLWTIALEISVMMAQFPSKEIAQLSYEYRTLGLGYANIGGLLMSSGIPYDSDAGRAIGAALTAIMTGISYATSAEMAAELGTFPGFDKNREHMLRVMRNHRRAAYGESTGYEQLGVNPVPIEASHCPDPKLVSHAKLAWDKALALGEQHGYRNAQATVIAPTGTIGLVMDCDTTGIEPDFALVKFKKLAGGGYWKIINRAVPEALRALGYSEADIAEIEAYAVGHGNLSNAPGINHTTLKAKGFTTEAIALVEKALPTAFDIKFVFNKWTLGEQFCRDALGVSPADLANPSFDLLAHLGFTKREIEAANIHVCGAMTVEGAPHLKPAHYAVFDCANPCGRTGKRYLSVESHIRMMAAAQPFISGAISKTINMPNEASVEDCKNAYLLSWKLALKANALYRDGSKLSQPLNSQLIADEDDEDDDIEAFLDKPAAARTTQLAERVIEKVVERITVIREREKLPSRRKGYTQKAVVGGHKVYLRTGEYDDGRIGEIFIDMHKEGAALRSFINNFAIAVSLGLQYGVPLEEYVDAFTFTRFEPSGPVQGNDTIKFATSILDYVFRELAVSYLSRFDLGHVDPSEGAFDALGKGEDEGKAQGIPSPAAKYLSKGLTRSRTDKLGVIAGGTTQTGSSVPSSPAQQAATNVTSFHSAGATALKADAKPAAGLDRLEWQQVEERMRAMVGDAKPQAQAQAKAVVSERRAEAKARGYEGEACGECQNFTLVRNGTCMKCDTCGSTTGCS from the coding sequence ATGCGAATTGAGCGGCGCTACACCAAAGAAGGCCAATCTCCCTACGCGGAGATCGGCTTCCGGCTGACCACGAGCGAGATCAAGAATCCGGATGGCTCGGTGGTGTTCCGGCTCGACAATGTCGAGGTGCCGGACTTCTGGTCACAGGTGGCGTCGGACGTTCTCGCCCAGAAATATTTCCGCAAAGCCGGGGTTCCGTCGCGGTTAAAGCGCGTCGAGGAAAATTCTGTCCCTTCTTTTCTGTGGCGCTCGGTGCCGGATGAATCCGCGCTGTCCATGCTCGTAGAAGCCGAGAAGTACGTCGGCGAGCACTCCGCGAAACAGGTATTCGACCGGCTTGCCGGCACCTGGACTTACTGGGGCTGGAAGGGCGGCTATTTCGACAACGAGGACGATGCCCGCGCCTATTACGACGAGCTGCGCTACATGCTGGCGATGCAGATGTGCGCGCCGAACTCGCCGCAATGGTTCAACACCGGCCTGCACTGGGCCTATGGCATCGATGGTCCTTCGCAGGGCCACTATTATGTCGACTACGAAACCGGTCAGCTCACCAAGTCGGATTCGGCCTACGAGCATCCGCAGCCGCATGCCTGCTTCATCCAGTCGATCTCCGACGACCTGGTGAATGAAGGCGGCATCATGGATCTGTGGGTGCGCGAGGCGCGCCTGTTCAAATACGGCTCCGGCACCGGTTCGAACTTCTCGCGTCTGCGCGGCGAAGGCGAAAAGTTGTCGGGCGGCGGCAAATCGTCCGGCCTGATGTCGTTCCTGAAGATCGGCGACCGCGCCGCGGGCGCGATCAAGTCGGGCGGCACCACGCGCCGGGCGGCGAAGATGGTGGTGGTCGATGCCGACCATCCGGATATCGAGCAATATATCGACTGGAAGGTGAAGGAGGAGCAGAAGGTCGCCGCTCTCGTCACCGGCTCCAAGATCAACCAGAAGCATCTGCGCGCGGTGCTGAAGGCCTGTGTGAATTGCGAAGGCTCGGGCGATGACTGCTTCTCGGCCGACAAGAACCCGGCGCTGAAGCGCGAGATCAAGCTGGCGCGCAAATCCTTCGTGCCGGACGCCATGATCAAGCGCGTGATCCAGTTCGCGCGTCAGGGCTATACCGATATCGAATTCCCGGTCTACGACACCGACTGGGATTCAGAAGCCTATCTCACCGTCTCGGGCCAGAACTCCAACAATTCCGTGCGCGTCACTGACGACTTCCTGAAAGCGGTCGAGACCGACAGCGGCTGGAATCTCAACTGGCGCAACAAGAAGGGCGTGGCGAAAACGCTGAAGGCGCGCGAGCTGTGGGACAAGATCGGCTATGCCGCCTGGGCCTGCGCCGATCCCGGCCTGCAATTCCACACCACGGTCAACGACTGGCACACCTGCCCGGCTTCGGGCGAGATCCGTGCGTCGAACCCGTGCTCGGAATACATGTTCCTCGACGACACGGCGTGTAACCTTGCCTCGCTGAACCTTCTCACCTTCCGCGACAAGGTCACCAAGGAGTTCGACGTCGCCTCGTATGAACATGCGGTGCGGCTATGGACCATCGCCCTCGAAATCTCGGTGATGATGGCGCAATTCCCGTCCAAGGAAATCGCCCAGCTCTCCTATGAATACCGGACGCTCGGCCTTGGCTACGCCAATATCGGCGGCCTGCTCATGTCGTCCGGCATTCCCTATGACTCCGATGCCGGCCGCGCCATCGGCGCTGCCCTCACCGCGATCATGACCGGCATTTCCTACGCCACCTCGGCGGAAATGGCGGCGGAGCTCGGCACCTTCCCCGGCTTCGACAAGAACCGCGAACACATGCTGCGGGTGATGCGCAACCATCGCCGTGCCGCTTACGGCGAAAGCACCGGCTACGAACAGCTCGGCGTCAATCCGGTGCCGATCGAGGCCTCGCATTGCCCCGATCCGAAACTCGTCAGCCATGCCAAGCTCGCCTGGGACAAGGCGCTGGCGCTCGGCGAACAGCACGGCTATCGCAACGCGCAGGCGACCGTGATCGCGCCGACCGGCACGATCGGCCTCGTGATGGATTGCGACACCACCGGCATCGAGCCGGACTTCGCGCTGGTGAAGTTCAAGAAGCTGGCCGGCGGCGGTTACTGGAAGATCATCAACCGCGCCGTGCCGGAGGCGCTGCGCGCGCTCGGCTACAGCGAAGCCGATATCGCCGAGATCGAGGCCTATGCCGTCGGCCACGGCAACCTGTCCAATGCGCCCGGCATCAATCACACGACGCTGAAGGCCAAGGGCTTCACCACCGAGGCGATCGCTCTCGTCGAAAAGGCCCTGCCGACCGCCTTCGACATCAAGTTCGTCTTCAACAAGTGGACGCTCGGCGAGCAATTCTGCCGCGATGCGCTCGGCGTCTCGCCGGCCGATCTCGCCAACCCGTCCTTTGACCTGCTCGCCCATCTCGGCTTCACCAAGCGCGAGATCGAAGCCGCCAACATCCATGTCTGCGGCGCGATGACGGTGGAAGGCGCGCCGCACCTGAAGCCGGCGCATTACGCTGTGTTCGACTGCGCCAATCCGTGCGGCCGCACCGGCAAGCGCTATCTCTCGGTCGAAAGCCACATCCGCATGATGGCGGCGGCGCAGCCCTTCATCTCCGGCGCCATCTCCAAGACCATCAACATGCCGAACGAGGCGAGCGTCGAGGATTGCAAGAACGCCTACCTCCTCTCCTGGAAGCTCGCGCTGAAAGCCAACGCGCTCTATCGCGATGGCAGTAAGCTCAGCCAGCCGCTCAATTCGCAGCTGATCGCCGACGAGGACGACGAGGACGACGATATCGAGGCCTTCCTCGACAAGCCGGCCGCGGCGCGCACCACGCAGCTTGCCGAACGCGTGATCGAGAAGGTGGTCGAGCGCATCACCGTCATCCGCGAGCGCGAGAAGCTGCCGTCACGCCGCAAGGGCTATACGCAGAAAGCCGTGGTCGGTGGCCACAAGGTCTATCTGCGGACCGGCGAATACGATGACGGCCGCATCGGCGAAATCTTCATCGACATGCACAAGGAAGGCGCCGCGCTCCGCTCCTTCATCAACAACTTCGCGATCGCGGTGTCGCTCGGCCTGCAATATGGCGTGCCGCTCGAGGAATATGTCGACGCCTTCACCTTCACGCGGTTCGAGCCGTCGGGTCCGGTGCAGGGCAACGACACGATCAAGTTCGCAACCTCGATCCTCGACTATGTGTTCCGCGAACTCGCCGTGTCCTATCTCTCGCGCTTCGATCTCGGCCATGTCGATCCGTCGGAAGGCGCGTTCGATGCGCTCGGCAAGGGCGAGGACGAAGGCAAGGCGCAGGGTATCCCCTCGCCGGCCGCGAAATATCTGTCCAAGGGCCTCACCCGCTCGCGCACCGACAAGCTCGGTGTGATTGCGGGCGGCACGACCCAGACCGGCAGCAGCGTGCCATCCTCGCCTGCGCAGCAGGCGGCGACCAATGTCACCTCGTTCCATTCCGCCGGCGCCACCGCGCTGAAGGCGGACGCCAAGCCCGCCGCCGGTCTCGACCGGCTGGAATGGCAGCAGGTGGAAGAGCGCATGCGCGCGATGGTGGGTGACGCCAAGCCGCAAGCACAGGCCCAGGCCAAAGCGGTCGTCTCGGAGCGGCGCGCGGAAGCGAAAGCCCGCGGCTATGAAGGCGAAGCCTGCGGCGAGTGCCAGAACTTCACGCTTGTGCGCAACGGCACCTGCATGAAGTGCGACACGTGCGGCTCGACGACCGGCTGTTCGTAG
- a CDS encoding SDR family NAD(P)-dependent oxidoreductase, with amino-acid sequence MATNPSTGTALITGASAGIGAIYADRLARRGYDLILVARNEARLRAVADKAAANTGRHVQTVIADLGKKNDLLRVEKILRDDPSITMMVNNAGFASVQPLLNENVDRMEDMIALNVTALTRLAYAAAPGFVARGKGTIINISSIVGISVETLNGVYGASKAYVLALSHSLQHELAGKGVRVQAVLPGATATEIWENAGVQLSSLPKEIVMSADEMVDAALAGLDQGETVTIPSLQDGSEWTRYEEARRALSSRLSTDHAAPRYRAA; translated from the coding sequence ATGGCCACCAATCCATCCACGGGGACCGCCCTCATCACCGGCGCATCGGCTGGTATCGGGGCTATTTACGCCGACCGGCTGGCGCGCCGCGGCTACGACCTCATCCTCGTTGCGCGTAACGAGGCCCGGCTTCGTGCTGTTGCCGACAAAGCCGCCGCCAATACCGGTCGCCACGTGCAAACGGTGATCGCCGATCTCGGCAAAAAGAACGACCTGCTGCGCGTGGAGAAGATCCTGCGCGATGACCCATCGATCACCATGATGGTGAACAATGCCGGTTTCGCTTCTGTTCAGCCGCTGCTGAACGAGAATGTGGACCGCATGGAAGACATGATCGCCCTCAATGTCACCGCGCTGACCCGCCTCGCCTATGCAGCCGCGCCCGGCTTCGTCGCCCGCGGCAAAGGCACGATCATCAACATCAGCTCGATTGTCGGCATCAGCGTCGAAACGCTCAACGGCGTCTACGGCGCCTCAAAGGCCTATGTGCTCGCATTGAGCCATTCATTGCAGCATGAACTTGCCGGCAAGGGTGTACGGGTCCAGGCCGTGCTGCCCGGCGCGACTGCGACCGAAATCTGGGAGAATGCCGGTGTTCAGCTATCAAGCCTGCCGAAAGAGATCGTGATGTCTGCCGACGAAATGGTCGACGCCGCACTGGCCGGTCTTGATCAGGGCGAGACAGTCACAATCCCCAGCCTCCAGGATGGCAGCGAATGGACGCGCTATGAGGAGGCCCGCCGGGCCCTCTCCTCCCGCCTCTCCACCGATCATGCCGCACCCCGCTACAGGGCGGCGTAG
- a CDS encoding DUF2442 domain-containing protein — MSISATNVSFDDYTMWVELTDGRTIGVPLAWFPRLLQATPAQRARVELSRTDLHWEEIDEDISIAGLLAGRGDMTKKVESAA; from the coding sequence ATGAGCATTTCGGCAACTAACGTCAGCTTCGACGACTATACGATGTGGGTCGAATTGACCGACGGACGCACCATCGGCGTGCCGCTGGCATGGTTTCCCCGGCTTCTGCAGGCGACGCCGGCACAGCGCGCGCGGGTCGAGCTGAGCCGCACCGATTTGCATTGGGAAGAGATCGACGAGGATATCTCCATCGCCGGCTTGCTGGCGGGGCGTGGGGATATGACGAAGAAGGTCGAGAGCGCAGCCTGA
- the pobA gene encoding 4-hydroxybenzoate 3-monooxygenase, producing MKTQVCIIGGGPSGLLLSQLLHLKGIDTILLERHSREYVLGRIRAGVLEHGFAKLMREAQCSERMDREGEIHEGFFIAHDGRLDRIDLHKYSGGNSVVVYGQTELTRDLYEARERMKGNVIHNVEDVYLNDIASDAPYVTYRAGDRIVRIDCDYIVGADGFHGVSRKAIPKGILREYERVYPFGWLGVLSRTKPVSPELIYAKHERGFALCSLRSQVLSRYYIQVPLEDSVEDWSDDAFWAELKRRLPAEVAARMVTGPAIEKSIAPLRSFVAEPMRYKRLFLAGDAAHIVPPTGARGLNSAASDIYYLYHGLVDHYQKGDNQKLDGYSDKALARVWKAQRFSWWMTSLLHRFPANSPYEDKLQDTDLAYLMSSDLAKGSLAENYVGLPF from the coding sequence ATGAAAACACAGGTCTGCATTATCGGCGGCGGCCCGTCCGGCCTGCTGCTGTCACAGCTTCTGCATCTCAAGGGCATCGATACCATCCTGCTCGAGAGGCACAGCCGTGAATATGTGCTGGGCCGCATTCGCGCAGGGGTGCTGGAGCACGGTTTCGCCAAGCTCATGCGCGAAGCGCAGTGCAGTGAGCGTATGGATCGCGAGGGCGAGATCCACGAGGGCTTCTTCATCGCGCATGACGGCCGACTCGACCGCATCGACCTGCATAAATATTCGGGGGGCAATTCGGTGGTCGTCTATGGCCAGACCGAACTCACCCGCGATCTCTATGAGGCGCGCGAGCGCATGAAAGGCAATGTCATCCACAATGTCGAGGACGTGTATCTCAACGACATTGCCTCCGATGCGCCCTATGTGACCTATCGCGCCGGCGACAGGATCGTGCGTATCGATTGCGACTACATCGTCGGCGCCGACGGCTTCCACGGCGTTAGCCGCAAGGCGATCCCGAAGGGAATATTGCGCGAGTATGAGCGGGTCTATCCGTTCGGCTGGCTTGGCGTCTTGTCACGGACCAAGCCGGTGTCGCCGGAGCTGATCTATGCCAAGCACGAGCGCGGCTTCGCGCTCTGTTCGCTGCGTTCACAAGTGCTGAGCCGCTATTACATTCAGGTGCCGCTGGAGGATTCGGTCGAGGATTGGTCGGACGACGCGTTCTGGGCGGAGCTGAAGCGGCGTCTGCCGGCGGAGGTGGCGGCGCGCATGGTCACCGGGCCGGCGATCGAGAAGAGCATCGCGCCGCTGCGCAGCTTTGTCGCCGAACCGATGCGCTACAAGCGCCTGTTCCTCGCCGGCGACGCCGCTCATATCGTGCCGCCAACCGGCGCGCGTGGGCTCAACAGCGCGGCGTCGGATATCTATTACCTCTATCACGGCCTGGTTGACCACTATCAGAAGGGCGACAATCAAAAGCTCGATGGCTATTCGGACAAGGCGTTAGCGCGGGTGTGGAAGGCGCAGCGTTTCTCCTGGTGGATGACGTCGCTGCTGCATCGCTTCCCGGCGAACAGCCCCTATGAGGACAAGCTTCAGGACACCGATCTGGCCTATCTGATGTCGTCCGATCTGGCGAAGGGGTCTCTCGCGGAGAACTATGTCGGGCTGCCGTTCTAA
- a CDS encoding NADPH-dependent FMN reductase produces the protein MSNSPKSKVAVFVGSSRPGSINRKFAKALGKLGAAKLDFQLVEVDDLPFFDPERENNVPASVQRMKEAVAASDAVLFVTPEYNRGVPAVLKNALDWGTRPWGTNVWDGKLASVTGTSPGVIGTAVAQHQMRTMLTAVGALVLGQPEVYLAYKPELIDEDGNITDEQTATFLQSYLDKLALFAGRLSVRDAQRQTQAA, from the coding sequence ATGTCCAATTCACCCAAATCCAAGGTCGCGGTCTTTGTGGGAAGCTCGCGCCCGGGTTCGATCAACCGGAAATTCGCCAAGGCGCTTGGAAAGCTCGGCGCCGCCAAGCTCGATTTTCAGTTGGTCGAGGTCGACGATCTGCCGTTTTTCGATCCCGAGCGTGAGAACAATGTCCCGGCGTCCGTCCAGCGCATGAAGGAGGCTGTTGCGGCCTCGGACGCGGTGCTGTTCGTGACTCCGGAATACAATCGCGGTGTACCGGCCGTGCTGAAGAATGCGCTCGATTGGGGCACCCGTCCCTGGGGGACCAATGTATGGGACGGCAAGCTTGCCTCCGTGACCGGCACGTCGCCGGGTGTCATCGGCACGGCGGTCGCCCAGCACCAGATGCGCACGATGCTGACGGCGGTTGGCGCTCTCGTTCTGGGGCAGCCGGAAGTCTATCTCGCCTACAAGCCGGAATTGATCGACGAGGACGGCAACATCACCGACGAGCAGACCGCGACATTCCTGCAGAGTTATCTCGACAAGCTCGCGTTGTTTGCCGGCCGGCTGTCGGTGCGCGACGCGCAGCGGCAGACGCAGGCGGCGTGA